TACTTCGCGACGTCGTTGGCGATGGAGAACGTCGTCAACGCGCCCCGAGTGATCAGCAGTTGCTTGCCGATCTCGACGATCTCGATCAGCTTGGTCGGGTTGGAGTCGAGGTCGACCATGTTGCCGGCCTCCTTGGCGGCCGACGTACCGGTGTTCATCGCGACGCCGACGTCCGCCTGCGCGAGCGCGGGTGCGTCGTTGGTGCCGTCACCGGTCATCGCGACGAGTCTGCCGCCGGCCTGCTCCCGCTTGATCAGTGCCATCTTGTCCTCGGGGGTGGCCTCCGCGAGGAAGTCGTCGACGCCCGCCTCCTCGGCGATCGCCCTGGCGGTCAGCGGGTTGTCGCCCGTGATCATGACGGTCCTGATGCCCATGCGGCGCAGTTCCTCGAACCGCTCCCGCATGCCCTCCTTGACGACGTCCTTGAGGTGGATGACCCCCAGGATCCGCGCGCCCTCGGCGTCCTCGACCGCCACCAGCAGCGGGGTGCCGCCGGCCTCGGAGATCCGGTCGGAGAGGGTGCCCGCGTCGTCGGCGACCGTGCCGCCCTGCTCCCGCACCCAGGCGATGACGGAACCGGCCGCGCCCTTGCGGACCCTGCGTCCGTCGACGTCCACGCCCGACATACGGGTCTGGGCGGTGAACGCGATCCACTCGGCGCCGGACAGTTCGCCCTGCACGCGCTCGCGCAGGCCGTACTTCTCCTTGGCGAGTACGACGACGGAACGGCCCTCGGGCGTCTCGTCGGCCAGCGACGACAGCTGGGCCGCGTCGGCGACCTCGGCCTCGGTGGCGCCCTCGACCGGCACGAACTCGGCGGCCTGACGGTTGCCGAGGGTGATGGTGCCGGTCTTGTCGAGCAACAACGTCGACACATCACCGGCGGCCTCGACGGCCCGCCCCGACATGGCCAGCACGTTGCGCTGGACCAGGCGGTCCATGCCGGCGATACCGATGGCGGACAGCAGGGCGCCGATCGTGGTCGGGATCAGGCAGACCAGCAGCGCCACCAGTACGACCATCGTGAGATGCGTGCCCGCGTAGTCCGCGAACGGCGGGAGCGTGGCGACGGCCAGCAGGAAGACGATCGTGAGGGACGCGAGCAGGATGTTGAGCGCGATCTCGTTGGGCGTCTTCTGGCGGGCCGCGCCCTCGACCAGGTTGATCATCCGGTCGATGAAGGTCTCACCCGGCTTCGTCGTGATCTTGATGACGATGCGGTCGGAGAGGACCTTCGTCCCGCCGGTCACCGCGCTGCGGTCGCCGCCGGACTCGCGGATGACCGGGGCCGACTCACCCGTGATGGCCGACTCGTCCACGGAGGCGACGCCCTCGACGACGTCACCGTCACCGGGGATGACGTCGCCGGCCTCGCAGACGACCAGGTCGCCGATCCTCAACTCGGTGCCGGGGACGTGCTCTTCGGCGTCCCCGGCCATGCGTCGGGCCATGGTGTCGGTCTTGGCCCTGCGCAGGGTGTCGGCCTGCGCCTTGCCCCGTCCCTCGGCGACCGCCTCGGCCAGGTTCGCGAAGACGACGGTCAGCCAGAGCCAGGCGCTGATGGTCCAGCCGAACCAGTCGGTCGGGTCCTTGAAGGAGAAGACCGTGGTCAGTACCGAACCGACCAGCACCACGAACATCACGGGCGACTTGATCATCACCCGCGGGTCGAGCTTGCGGAAGGCGTCCGGCAGCGACTTCAGCAGCTGCTCGGGGTCGAAGAGGCCCGCGCCCACGCGGCCCTCGGCGGGCTTGTGCCCGGTGGGTAGGTCGCTGTGCGGCGCCCGGGTCGGGGTGGTGGCTGTGGACATCGCGTCCTCTTGCTTCGCCGTGTCGGTGGTCATGACGCCAGCCCCTCGGCCAGCGGGCCCAGCGCGAGCGCCGGAAAGTACGTCAGCCCGGTGATGATCAGGATCGCGCCCACCAACAACCCGGTGAACAGGGGCTTCTCGGTGCGCAGGGTGCCCGCCGTGACCGGCACGGGCCGTTGCTCGGCGAGCGAGCCGGCGAGCGCCAGCACGAACACCATCGGCACGAACCGGCCGAGCAGCATCGCGATGCCGAGCGTGCTGTTGAACCACTGGGTGTCCGCGTTCAGCCCGGCGAAGGCCGAGCCGTTGTTGTTCGAGGCCGAGGTGTAGGCGTACAGGATCTCGGAGAATCCGTGCGCGCCGCTGTTGGTCATCGAGTGGCCGGGCGTGGGGAGGGCCATCGCGGCGGCGGTGAACACCAGCACCAGAGCCGGGGTGACGAGGATGTAGCAGGCGGCGAGTTTGATCTCGCGGGTGCCGATCTTCCTGCCCAGGTACTCGGGGGTACGGCCGACCATCAGCCCGGCGATGAACACCGCGATGATCGCCATGATCAGCATGCCGTAGAGACCGGAGCCGGTGCCGCCGGGCGCGATCTCGCCCAGCATCATGCCCAGCATGGTGATGCCGCCGCCCAGGCCGGTGAAGGAGGAGTGGAAGGAGTCCACCGCGCCGGTCGAGGTGAGTGTGGTCGAGACGGCGAAGATCGACGAGCCGCCGACTCCGAACCGGACCTCCTTGCCCTCGTAGGCGCCGCCCGCGATCTCGAACGCCGGGCCGTGGTGGGCGAACTCGGTCCACATCATCAGTGCCACGAACCCGACCCAGATGGTGACCATGGTGGCGAGGATCGCGTGCCCCTGCCTCACGCTGCCGACCATGATCCCGAAGGTGCGGGTCAGCGCGAAGGGGATCACCAGCAGCAGGAAGATCTCGAAGAGGTTGGTGAACGGGGTCGGGTTCTCGAACGGGTGGGCGGAGTTGGCGTTGAAGATGCCGCCGCCGTTCGTGCCGACCTCCTTGATGGCCTCCGTCGAGGCGACGGCCCCGCCGTTCCACTGCTGCGAGCCGCCCATGAACTGACCGACCTCGTGGATGCCGGAGAAGTTCTGGATCGCCCCGCAGGCCACCAGCACGACCGCCGCGACGAACGCGAGCGGCAGCAGGATCCGGGTCACCCCGCGCACCATGTCCGACCAGAAGTTCCCCAGTTCCCCGGAGCGGATGGGGGTCCCCCCGCTCGAGCGAAGCCGAGAGTGGGGGAGCGCGAAGCCACGTACGAGCGCGACCGCCACCGCCATGCCCACGGCGGCCGAGACGAAGTTCTGCACGGCCAGCCCGCCGACCTGCACCACATGGCCCATGGCCTGCTCGCCGTAGTACGACTGCCAGTTGGTGTTGGTCACGAACGACGCGGCGGTGTTGAACGCCTGGTCCGCGTCGATGGAGGCGAAGCCCAGCGAGCCGGGCAGGACGCCCTGGAGCCGCTGGAGGAGGTAGAGGAAGAGGACGCCGACGACCGAGAAGGCGAGGACGCCGCGCAGGTACGCGGGCCAGCGCATCTCCGTGTCGGGGTCGGCGCCGATGCCCTTGTAGACCCACTTCTCGACGCGCCAGTGCTGGTCGGAGGAGTAGACCCGGGCCATGTAGGTGCCGAGGGGAACGTAGGCGAGCGCCAGCGCGCCCATGAGGGCCAGCAGTTGGAGCACGCCGGCGAGGACAGGACCCATGTCGCCCGCTGCGGTGGCGGCTGAAGTCACCGTCAGAACCTCTCCGGGAAGATCAGGGCGAGGACGAGATAGCCCAGCAGGGAGACGGCCACGACCAGGCCGACGACGTTCTCGACGGTCACAGCTTCGTCACCCCCTTGGCGACGAGAGCCACCAGCGCGAACACCGCGATCGTGGTGACGACGAAGGCCACATCGGCCATCGCGAACTCCTGGAGTGAGATTCGGGAAGAACGGACGATTCGAGGAAACCGCTCCACCGGCCGGAATCGGCCGCCGTTGACGGCTCTCTGACGGCGGGACTCGCTCCCTTGACGGGATCCATACGGCCCCGGGCTCGCCGGCCGCCCGGGTCACCGCACGAACGAACGCCCTCGTCGTCGTGGCCGTCGACGTCCTCGCACCCGGTCTTAACGGAAGCTTGACGCCGTGGAGTGACTCATCCCACGGGCCCTGGTGTGCCCCTCTGCCTACGCTGATCCGGCTGTCCGCGCGATGGCCGAAAACGTATGCAAGAGAACGAGCCGCACGCCGGGAGAGCATTCAGATGGCCACCACCGAGCACTCTCCGCCGAGCCGTCTGCGGACGTGGATGCTTCAGGGTCTGTCCGACATGGGCAAGGCCCGTGGCCACACGGGACCGCACGCCGAACCGGAGTCCCCGCACAAGGGCCAACGCTGGTGGCGGGTGATGTGCCTGACCGGCGTCGACTACTTCTCCACCCTCGGCTACCAGCCCGGCATCGCCGCCCTCGCGGCCGGTCTCCTCTCTCCCGTGGCGACCATCGTGCTCGTGATCGTCACCTTGGCGGGAGCGCTCCCCGTCTACCGCCGGGTGGCCGAGGAGAGCCCCCACGGCCAGGGCTCGATCTCGATGCTGGAACGCCTGCTGACGTTCTGGAAGGGCAAGCTCTTCGTCCTGACCCTGCTGGGCTTCGCGGCGACGGACTTCCTGATCACGATCACCCTCTCCGCCGCCGACGCCTCCACCCACCTCGTGGAGAACCCGCACCTGGCCGACGCCCTGCACGACAAGCAGTTGCTGATCACGCTCCTCCTCATCGCCCTGCTCGGCGCGGTCTTCCTCAAGGGGTTCCTGGAGGCCATCGGCGTGGCGGTGGCCCTGGTGGGCGTCTATCTCGCGCTGAACGTCGTCGTGGTGGTCGCCGGCCTGTGGCACGTGATCACCGAGGGCCATGTCGTCACCGACTGGGCCGGCGCGCTGACCGCCGAGCACGGCAACGTCTTCGTCATGATCGGCGTGGCACTGATCGTCTTCCCCAAGCTCGCCCTCGGCCTGTCCGGCTTCGAGACCGGCGTGGCCGTCATGCCGCACGTGCAGGGCGACCCGGGCGACACCGAGGAGAACCCCCGGGGCCGGATCAGGGACACGAAGAAGCTGCTGACCGCCGCCGCGATCATCATGAGCGTCTTCCTGATCTGCACCAGCTTCATCACCACCCTCCTCATCCCGGAGAAGGAGTTCGAGGACGGCGGCGACGCCAACGGCCGCGCCCTCGCGTATCTCGCCCACGACTACCTGGGCAACGTCTTCGGCACCGTCTACGACATCTCCACCATCGCGATCCTGTGGTTCGCGGGCGCCTCCGCCATGGCGGGCCTGCTCAACCTGATGCCGCGCTATCTGCCCCGGTACGGCATGGCCCCGCACTGGGCCCGCGCCGTGCGCCCCATGGTCATCGTCTTCACCCTCGTCGGTTTCCTCGTCACCTGGATCTTCGACGCGGACGTCGACGCCCAGGGCGGTGCCTACGCCACCGGTGTGCTGGTGCTGATCAGTTCCGCCGCCATCGCGGTGACGATCGCCGCGCGCAAGGCCGGCCAACGGGGCTGGACCATCGGCTTCGCGGTGATCTCGGCGGTCTTCCTCTACACCACCGTCCTGAACGTCATCGAACGCCCCGACGGTGTGAAGATCGGCGCCTGCTTCATCGCGGGCATCATGCTGGTCTCCTTCCTCTCCCGCCTCGCCCGCGCCTTCGAGCTCCGGGTGACCGGCGTCGAACTGGACGGCATGGCGGAACGCTTCGTCCGGGACATGTCCCATCGCCGTATCCGCTTCATCGCCAACGAGCCGGACCGGCGCGACGCGGCCGAGTACCGCGACAAGATCGACCAGATCCGGCAGGACAACGACCTGCCGGAGCAGGAGGACTTCGTGTTCGTCGAGGTGACGGTCACCGACCCCTCCGAGTTCGAGGCGGGCCTGGCCGTGCGCGGAGAGGTCCTGCACAACCGCTACCGGGTCCTGACCCTGGAGTCCTCCTCCATCCCCAACTCGCTGGCCGCGCTCCTCCTCCACGTCCGCGACAGCACCGGCCGCACCCCGCACATCTACTTCGAGTGGACCGAGGGCAGCCCCTTCGCCAACTTCCTCCGCTTCCTCCTCTTCGGTCAGGGCG
The DNA window shown above is from Streptomyces akebiae and carries:
- the kdpB gene encoding potassium-transporting ATPase subunit KdpB, coding for MTTDTAKQEDAMSTATTPTRAPHSDLPTGHKPAEGRVGAGLFDPEQLLKSLPDAFRKLDPRVMIKSPVMFVVLVGSVLTTVFSFKDPTDWFGWTISAWLWLTVVFANLAEAVAEGRGKAQADTLRRAKTDTMARRMAGDAEEHVPGTELRIGDLVVCEAGDVIPGDGDVVEGVASVDESAITGESAPVIRESGGDRSAVTGGTKVLSDRIVIKITTKPGETFIDRMINLVEGAARQKTPNEIALNILLASLTIVFLLAVATLPPFADYAGTHLTMVVLVALLVCLIPTTIGALLSAIGIAGMDRLVQRNVLAMSGRAVEAAGDVSTLLLDKTGTITLGNRQAAEFVPVEGATEAEVADAAQLSSLADETPEGRSVVVLAKEKYGLRERVQGELSGAEWIAFTAQTRMSGVDVDGRRVRKGAAGSVIAWVREQGGTVADDAGTLSDRISEAGGTPLLVAVEDAEGARILGVIHLKDVVKEGMRERFEELRRMGIRTVMITGDNPLTARAIAEEAGVDDFLAEATPEDKMALIKREQAGGRLVAMTGDGTNDAPALAQADVGVAMNTGTSAAKEAGNMVDLDSNPTKLIEIVEIGKQLLITRGALTTFSIANDVAKYFAIIPALFAAVYPGLDKLNIMGLSSPDSAILSAVVFNALIIIALVPLSLRGVRYRPVSADRMLRRNLTVYGLGGLIAPFIGIKLIDLLISLIPGIG
- the kdpA gene encoding potassium-transporting ATPase subunit KdpA codes for the protein MGPVLAGVLQLLALMGALALAYVPLGTYMARVYSSDQHWRVEKWVYKGIGADPDTEMRWPAYLRGVLAFSVVGVLFLYLLQRLQGVLPGSLGFASIDADQAFNTAASFVTNTNWQSYYGEQAMGHVVQVGGLAVQNFVSAAVGMAVAVALVRGFALPHSRLRSSGGTPIRSGELGNFWSDMVRGVTRILLPLAFVAAVVLVACGAIQNFSGIHEVGQFMGGSQQWNGGAVASTEAIKEVGTNGGGIFNANSAHPFENPTPFTNLFEIFLLLVIPFALTRTFGIMVGSVRQGHAILATMVTIWVGFVALMMWTEFAHHGPAFEIAGGAYEGKEVRFGVGGSSIFAVSTTLTSTGAVDSFHSSFTGLGGGITMLGMMLGEIAPGGTGSGLYGMLIMAIIAVFIAGLMVGRTPEYLGRKIGTREIKLAACYILVTPALVLVFTAAAMALPTPGHSMTNSGAHGFSEILYAYTSASNNNGSAFAGLNADTQWFNSTLGIAMLLGRFVPMVFVLALAGSLAEQRPVPVTAGTLRTEKPLFTGLLVGAILIITGLTYFPALALGPLAEGLAS
- the kdpF gene encoding K(+)-transporting ATPase subunit F, with product MTVENVVGLVVAVSLLGYLVLALIFPERF
- a CDS encoding APC family permease, whose translation is MATTEHSPPSRLRTWMLQGLSDMGKARGHTGPHAEPESPHKGQRWWRVMCLTGVDYFSTLGYQPGIAALAAGLLSPVATIVLVIVTLAGALPVYRRVAEESPHGQGSISMLERLLTFWKGKLFVLTLLGFAATDFLITITLSAADASTHLVENPHLADALHDKQLLITLLLIALLGAVFLKGFLEAIGVAVALVGVYLALNVVVVVAGLWHVITEGHVVTDWAGALTAEHGNVFVMIGVALIVFPKLALGLSGFETGVAVMPHVQGDPGDTEENPRGRIRDTKKLLTAAAIIMSVFLICTSFITTLLIPEKEFEDGGDANGRALAYLAHDYLGNVFGTVYDISTIAILWFAGASAMAGLLNLMPRYLPRYGMAPHWARAVRPMVIVFTLVGFLVTWIFDADVDAQGGAYATGVLVLISSAAIAVTIAARKAGQRGWTIGFAVISAVFLYTTVLNVIERPDGVKIGACFIAGIMLVSFLSRLARAFELRVTGVELDGMAERFVRDMSHRRIRFIANEPDRRDAAEYRDKIDQIRQDNDLPEQEDFVFVEVTVTDPSEFEAGLAVRGEVLHNRYRVLTLESSSIPNSLAALLLHVRDSTGRTPHIYFEWTEGSPFANFLRFLLFGQGEVAPVTREVLREAEPDRARRPRVHTG